Proteins encoded together in one Effusibacillus pohliae DSM 22757 window:
- a CDS encoding creatininase family protein encodes MKSYLLTEMTWPEVKQALETVKLAIIPVGAHEQHGPHMKESCDAVLAAEMAKKLAERLHPHVLVTPPVNFGVSIHHIEFPGTITLQPDTLIRLLRDIVWSLQQHGIGKFLLLNSHGGNQSTLSVACTILTHELGAELYYAKTTASAREAMKKHITSTLYGHSCEREVSEALYLAPHLVHPDRLEKGDIREGRWRLLRPGHAVQGTYRYQEMTANGCIGDATRASYEAGKDIVEEALHNLTESLRQILQID; translated from the coding sequence ATGAAATCCTATCTTCTCACTGAAATGACCTGGCCGGAGGTGAAGCAAGCCCTCGAGACGGTCAAACTGGCGATCATACCGGTGGGCGCTCACGAACAGCACGGTCCTCACATGAAAGAAAGCTGCGACGCTGTACTGGCAGCCGAAATGGCGAAAAAACTGGCGGAACGGTTGCACCCGCACGTTCTGGTGACGCCTCCCGTCAACTTTGGCGTTTCGATTCACCACATCGAGTTTCCGGGAACGATCACTTTGCAGCCGGATACGCTGATCCGCCTGTTGCGGGATATCGTGTGGTCCTTGCAGCAGCACGGCATCGGCAAGTTTCTGTTGCTCAATTCGCACGGCGGGAATCAATCGACACTGAGCGTCGCCTGCACGATTTTGACGCATGAGCTGGGGGCGGAGCTTTATTACGCGAAAACCACCGCATCCGCCAGGGAAGCGATGAAGAAGCATATCACGTCGACGCTGTACGGCCACAGTTGTGAACGCGAGGTGTCGGAAGCGCTTTACCTGGCTCCCCATCTGGTGCATCCCGACCGGCTGGAAAAAGGGGATATCCGGGAAGGACGCTGGCGCCTGCTGCGTCCGGGCCATGCTGTGCAAGGAACATACCGGTATCAAGAAATGACGGCCAACGGCTGCATCGGCGACGCTACCCGGGCAAGCTACGAAGCAGGCAAGGACATTGTGGAAGAAGCGCTGCACAACCTCACCGAGTCGCTGCGGCAAATTTTGCAAATCGATTAG
- a CDS encoding Na-translocating system protein MpsC family protein yields MKVRVPFNVLKQEIIKAYNSINQEMYAIGVSSQRIEFLGDKILICAVHKRIPALKVLDDSQRTLTRMVDSSLIELNKWQLANRIEEIVGVPIKTVLKDYDPRSEMAATVVIFEDSLEE; encoded by the coding sequence GTGAAGGTGAGAGTACCTTTTAACGTTCTAAAGCAGGAAATTATAAAGGCATACAATTCAATCAATCAGGAAATGTACGCCATTGGGGTCAGTTCGCAACGGATCGAGTTTCTAGGAGACAAGATTCTCATCTGTGCGGTACATAAACGGATTCCGGCCTTGAAAGTGTTGGATGATTCCCAACGAACGCTAACCCGTATGGTGGACAGTTCCTTAATTGAACTGAACAAATGGCAGCTAGCAAACAGAATTGAAGAGATCGTGGGTGTTCCGATTAAAACGGTCCTGAAGGATTATGATCCCCGCAGCGAGATGGCAGCGACGGTCGTAATTTTTGAGGATTCGCTTGAAGAGTAA
- a CDS encoding 2Fe-2S iron-sulfur cluster-binding protein, whose protein sequence is MPRIHFASTNKSVEIEADRETNILRASIRYEGGIPYRCGGGLCGTCKIHIEQGAENLTPIKKQEIARLGDKLQEGYRLACQTFTKGDVTITWDTSVNVKVPPKIKELWEKAK, encoded by the coding sequence ATGCCGCGGATTCACTTTGCGAGCACGAACAAGTCGGTTGAAATTGAAGCAGATAGGGAAACGAACATTCTGCGCGCTTCCATCCGGTATGAGGGAGGAATCCCCTACCGTTGCGGCGGCGGCTTATGTGGAACATGCAAAATCCACATCGAGCAAGGTGCGGAAAATTTGACTCCGATCAAGAAACAGGAGATTGCCCGACTGGGCGACAAACTGCAGGAAGGATACCGGTTGGCGTGTCAGACATTTACGAAAGGCGATGTGACCATTACCTGGGACACAAGTGTCAATGTGAAGGTGCCGCCAAAGATCAAGGAGTTGTGGGAGAAAGCGAAATAG
- a CDS encoding GntR family transcriptional regulator yields MHGQQELWAAEELVPIRDKVYQYLKQQILNGVYKAGDRLVERELAGQLGISRTPIREALFRLESAGLVVTVPRRGVVVTQISREEIEEIFTILSSLEALAVRLAAQKIDDQTAVEFGRMIRQIDLYLNGDSKQEIGQLHIEINEQIYKAAKSPRLYEMLSGLLDYIRAFAHLGHEMPGRMEQAMREHRDILEAVRNKEVELAENLTKIHIENSRKAYLRATQGKEV; encoded by the coding sequence ATGCATGGGCAGCAGGAACTGTGGGCTGCGGAAGAACTGGTGCCGATTCGGGATAAAGTCTACCAGTATTTGAAGCAGCAGATTTTGAACGGGGTGTACAAGGCGGGCGACCGCCTGGTCGAGCGGGAACTGGCCGGACAGCTGGGCATCAGCCGGACGCCGATCCGGGAAGCGCTGTTCAGGCTGGAATCGGCCGGGCTGGTGGTGACGGTGCCGCGGCGTGGCGTGGTGGTGACGCAAATTTCCCGTGAGGAGATCGAAGAGATTTTCACGATCCTGTCATCGCTCGAGGCATTGGCGGTCCGCCTGGCCGCGCAAAAAATCGATGACCAAACGGCGGTCGAATTCGGCCGGATGATCAGGCAAATCGACCTTTATTTGAACGGTGATTCCAAACAGGAGATCGGCCAGCTCCACATCGAGATCAATGAACAGATTTACAAAGCGGCAAAAAGTCCCAGGTTGTACGAAATGCTGAGCGGGCTGCTCGATTACATCCGGGCGTTCGCCCATCTTGGACATGAGATGCCGGGCCGGATGGAGCAGGCGATGCGGGAACACCGGGACATTCTGGAAGCGGTGCGCAACAAGGAAGTCGAGCTGGCGGAAAACCTGACGAAGATTCACATTGAAAATTCGAGGAAAGCCTATTTGCGGGCCACGCAGGGCAAGGAGGTGTAA
- a CDS encoding GntR family transcriptional regulator produces MSVEPVEKTGNINVQAGISPTRGAGMLEKDRHNQWDPEELSPIRDKVYQYIKQAILNGELKAGERIVERELADKLNISRTPIREALFRLESQGFVKTLPRKGVVVSQLSPDEVVELFTIMSALGGLAVKLAAQKIDPEHRFQLDLMIAEIDNVLAGQETGKDLNQFHLEIADTIYKSAKSPKLYEMVSSLYEYIRAFAHLSHEQPGRRQQALREHRDIALAVRNGEAELAENLMKIHIENSKKAYLASLQ; encoded by the coding sequence TTGTCTGTCGAACCAGTAGAAAAGACTGGAAATATCAACGTGCAAGCGGGAATCTCGCCGACGAGAGGAGCCGGAATGTTGGAAAAAGACCGTCACAATCAATGGGATCCGGAAGAATTGAGTCCGATCAGGGATAAAGTATACCAGTATATCAAACAGGCGATTCTGAACGGCGAATTGAAAGCGGGCGAGCGAATCGTCGAACGGGAGTTGGCCGACAAGCTGAATATCAGCCGCACGCCAATCCGGGAAGCGTTGTTTCGATTGGAGTCGCAAGGATTCGTAAAAACGCTTCCCCGCAAAGGAGTCGTCGTGTCCCAACTTTCGCCTGACGAGGTGGTGGAACTATTCACCATCATGTCCGCCCTGGGGGGATTGGCTGTCAAACTGGCAGCCCAGAAAATCGACCCGGAACACCGCTTCCAGCTGGATCTGATGATCGCTGAGATCGACAATGTGTTGGCAGGGCAGGAGACGGGCAAAGACCTGAACCAGTTTCACTTGGAGATCGCCGACACCATCTACAAATCGGCAAAAAGCCCGAAACTGTACGAAATGGTCAGCAGCCTGTACGAGTATATCCGGGCGTTCGCCCATCTCAGCCATGAACAGCCGGGCCGCAGACAGCAAGCGCTGCGGGAACACCGCGATATCGCGCTGGCGGTGCGCAACGGGGAAGCGGAACTGGCCGAGAATCTGATGAAGATCCATATCGAAAACTCGAAAAAAGCATATCTGGCATCGTTACAATAG
- a CDS encoding chromate transporter encodes MSYRQLIIGFARSGVLGYGGGPSVIPLIRYEAVEKYRWMSDEDFGDVLALANALPGPIATKMAAYIGYRVKGTSGAVVAILAHILPTVIAMIGLLGSLYALRESSVVSGMIRAVGPVIGVMLAVMAYEFFAKTWKGMGPVRAILVTLVSLLALQGLGIHPAVLIVVFLAVAFFKTTFKNTVASSAKGTAEKL; translated from the coding sequence ATGTCCTATCGGCAACTGATCATCGGATTTGCACGATCCGGGGTTCTCGGGTACGGCGGGGGCCCCTCGGTGATCCCCTTGATCCGGTATGAAGCGGTCGAAAAGTACAGATGGATGAGCGACGAAGATTTCGGCGATGTGCTTGCGTTGGCGAACGCGCTGCCCGGCCCGATTGCCACGAAAATGGCCGCTTACATCGGATACAGGGTGAAAGGCACCTCGGGTGCCGTTGTCGCGATTCTGGCCCACATTCTGCCTACCGTCATCGCCATGATCGGGCTGCTTGGCTCGCTGTACGCCCTCCGGGAATCATCCGTGGTAAGCGGCATGATCCGGGCGGTAGGACCTGTGATCGGGGTGATGCTGGCGGTGATGGCGTATGAGTTTTTCGCCAAAACGTGGAAAGGGATGGGGCCGGTGCGGGCGATTCTGGTGACGCTCGTCAGCCTGCTGGCTTTGCAGGGACTGGGCATCCATCCGGCCGTGTTGATTGTCGTGTTCCTGGCGGTCGCATTTTTCAAGACTACCTTTAAAAATACGGTTGCTTCATCAGCGAAAGGGACGGCGGAAAAATTATGA
- the spoIIGA gene encoding sigma-E processing peptidase SpoIIGA gives MPVVFVDVVWLVNLVMDAVILALAAWMARKRVGWRRIALGSVLGASYALLLFVPAALTSTMNVLTKLLFSCLMVWITFRPKTAIEFLRLFGLFYLASFVVGGAAYGLNALFAKPVAFGGMVFVAHQSWWQPNIVLYLVLSAIPVVYGMGKAAWNRVQRQKNRESNLWQVRITLDGKQAEFTGLLDTGNALVDPLSGLPVAVVEWQALEPLLPQPIVEAFLAKRDVTLDLGTLGLEGAWQSRLRIVPYRGVGGTVGMLLAFRPAEFVIHQGEAVTAVPNILVAINPKPLAGDRGYRAILPPACLTDSDVSISA, from the coding sequence ATGCCCGTTGTGTTTGTGGATGTGGTCTGGCTGGTCAATCTGGTGATGGATGCGGTGATTCTCGCGCTGGCTGCCTGGATGGCCCGGAAGCGAGTCGGCTGGCGGCGCATTGCGCTCGGTTCCGTTCTGGGCGCCAGTTATGCCTTGCTGTTGTTTGTGCCGGCTGCTCTCACATCAACGATGAATGTTTTGACGAAACTGCTGTTTTCCTGCCTGATGGTGTGGATCACGTTCCGTCCGAAAACGGCGATCGAATTCTTGCGGCTGTTCGGTTTGTTTTACCTGGCGTCATTTGTTGTTGGAGGAGCGGCGTACGGGCTGAACGCTTTGTTTGCAAAACCGGTCGCCTTTGGCGGAATGGTGTTTGTCGCTCATCAAAGCTGGTGGCAGCCGAACATCGTCTTGTATCTGGTACTATCGGCGATACCGGTCGTATATGGTATGGGGAAGGCCGCCTGGAACCGTGTCCAGCGGCAAAAAAACAGGGAATCGAATCTGTGGCAGGTTCGCATCACGCTTGATGGCAAGCAAGCGGAGTTCACAGGCCTGCTGGATACGGGAAACGCACTGGTCGATCCATTATCCGGTTTACCGGTCGCCGTTGTCGAATGGCAAGCGCTGGAACCGCTGTTGCCGCAACCGATTGTTGAGGCGTTCCTGGCGAAGCGGGATGTGACGCTCGACCTCGGCACTCTTGGGCTGGAGGGGGCCTGGCAATCCCGCTTGCGAATCGTCCCCTACCGCGGGGTAGGCGGGACGGTCGGCATGCTGCTGGCGTTCCGGCCGGCCGAATTTGTCATCCACCAGGGAGAAGCGGTAACGGCCGTCCCGAACATATTGGTAGCGATCAATCCGAAGCCGCTGGCGGGCGACCGGGGGTACCGGGCGATTTTGCCGCCGGCCTGCCTCACCGATTCAGATGTTTCGATCTCAGCATGA
- a CDS encoding GlcG/HbpS family heme-binding protein, whose amino-acid sequence MKQVFKLELADAKRMIEAAKQKAAEIGVPETIAIVDDGGHLIALERMDGARITGPEIAAAKAFTAAGHKRSTHLFNTEPNGPALPGNEAYGIQLMFPGKFAIFVGGFPVVVDGQVIGGVGISGGNGEQDTAVGTAALQALKEALAPAGHTVVAEPNIKL is encoded by the coding sequence ATGAAACAAGTGTTCAAGTTGGAACTGGCGGACGCAAAACGGATGATCGAGGCGGCGAAGCAAAAAGCAGCGGAGATTGGCGTCCCGGAAACGATCGCGATCGTCGATGACGGCGGCCACCTGATCGCGCTGGAACGGATGGACGGCGCCCGCATCACCGGTCCGGAGATCGCGGCGGCAAAAGCGTTTACGGCCGCTGGCCACAAACGTTCCACCCATCTGTTCAACACAGAGCCGAACGGACCGGCGCTGCCCGGCAACGAGGCGTACGGCATCCAATTGATGTTTCCGGGCAAGTTCGCCATTTTCGTAGGAGGCTTCCCGGTTGTCGTCGACGGCCAGGTGATCGGCGGCGTCGGCATCAGCGGCGGCAACGGCGAACAGGATACGGCGGTTGGCACGGCTGCGCTGCAGGCACTGAAGGAAGCACTGGCCCCGGCAGGCCACACGGTGGTCGCCGAGCCGAACATCAAGCTCTAG
- a CDS encoding chromate transporter translates to MTYLQLFWAFFLSNILGYGGGPPSIPLIQKEVVDHYGWLTLKQFGDLLALGNALPGPIATKMAGFVGYQVGGVTGAAVALIATVLPSAVAVVVLFKFVDLFREAPQVKAMTRAVQPVVAVLLAVLAYQFLLDAWHASGWLNTGVLAIASYVALEVIKIHPAFVISGALAYGALFLS, encoded by the coding sequence ATGACGTATCTGCAATTGTTTTGGGCGTTTTTTCTATCGAATATCCTGGGCTATGGCGGCGGTCCGCCTTCGATTCCGCTGATCCAGAAGGAAGTGGTCGACCACTACGGATGGCTGACGTTGAAACAGTTCGGCGATCTGCTCGCTTTGGGGAATGCGCTGCCGGGACCGATCGCGACGAAAATGGCCGGGTTTGTCGGATACCAGGTGGGCGGTGTGACGGGGGCTGCGGTCGCTCTGATCGCCACCGTGCTGCCTTCGGCGGTGGCTGTGGTGGTACTGTTCAAATTTGTCGATCTGTTCCGGGAAGCCCCGCAAGTGAAAGCGATGACGCGGGCGGTGCAACCGGTGGTGGCGGTGCTGCTCGCTGTGCTGGCGTACCAATTTTTGCTTGATGCGTGGCACGCCAGCGGGTGGCTCAACACCGGCGTGCTGGCGATCGCCAGTTATGTGGCGCTGGAGGTCATCAAGATTCACCCGGCCTTCGTGATCTCGGGAGCGTTGGCGTATGGGGCTTTGTTTCTCAGTTAA
- a CDS encoding TenA family transcriptional regulator: MAEMLPREEFRKQLEEAIKGKHSQASPFSVAWSNGQLQREHFARWAENHYHYVGPFADYLAYIYANIPDKLTDAKDFILQNMWEEELGGDRHTDLLIRFAEACGTTRERVTDPANMLPTTLGLQSWCYAVAFREHFVVATAALIVGLESQVPDIYRKQLPPLKEKYGFTDEEVEFFDLHIVSDEIHGERGYQIVLDYADTPELQQRCLEIVRTGAKMRWMYMDGLYRAYVQPDLEKVGV, encoded by the coding sequence ATGGCCGAAATGTTGCCACGCGAAGAGTTTCGCAAACAGTTGGAGGAAGCGATCAAGGGCAAGCACAGCCAGGCGTCTCCGTTCAGTGTCGCCTGGTCGAACGGGCAGCTGCAGCGTGAACATTTTGCCCGCTGGGCGGAAAACCACTACCACTACGTAGGCCCGTTTGCCGACTATCTGGCCTACATCTACGCGAACATTCCCGACAAACTGACGGACGCAAAGGATTTTATCCTGCAAAACATGTGGGAAGAAGAATTGGGGGGTGACCGGCACACCGACCTGCTGATCCGATTTGCGGAAGCGTGCGGGACCACCCGCGAACGGGTGACCGACCCGGCCAACATGCTGCCCACTACGCTCGGGCTGCAAAGCTGGTGTTACGCTGTCGCTTTCCGGGAGCATTTCGTGGTGGCGACCGCCGCTCTGATCGTCGGTCTCGAATCGCAGGTGCCGGACATCTACCGCAAGCAGCTGCCGCCGTTGAAGGAAAAATACGGTTTTACCGATGAAGAAGTCGAATTCTTCGACCTGCACATCGTATCGGACGAAATTCACGGGGAGCGCGGCTACCAAATCGTGCTCGACTATGCGGATACCCCCGAACTGCAGCAACGCTGCCTGGAAATCGTGCGCACCGGCGCGAAAATGAGATGGATGTACATGGATGGACTCTATCGCGCCTATGTGCAGCCGGATCTCGAAAAAGTAGGAGTGTAG
- a CDS encoding DEAD/DEAH box helicase, translating into MKQFTDITLSSPVLAALEEMGFESATPIQAEAIPVALAGRDLIGQAHTGTGKTVAFSIPMVEMVDPDDETVQGLILTPTRELCIQVAEEIRKVGFRKQVRVLPVYGGQDINRQIKALKNRPHVIIATPGRLLDHINRRTIRLSTIRMVVLDEADEMLDMGFVEDIEAILSRCPEARQTLLFSATIKPEVKKLAEKFMKETQIVTVKAQEVTVPTIEQVYYEVPERQKLDVLTRLLDIQNPELAIVFGRTKRRVDELMNALITRGYQADGLHGDLSQRQRDLVMRKFREGQIEILVATDVAARGLDVSGVTHVYNFDIPQDIDSYVHRIGRTGRAGKSGVAATFVTPRELDHLRQIEKATKRKIDKQPLPSLAEAKLGKQRIAMEQLLNAIEKEELGGYKALAEELLDQQDSLLLVSAALKLLTKNTNEAPIELTAEQPVRSKKPQNRTKDQRRLMQGGKQAYAPHKAGFGRTAGRKGNKKEARGRKQELVLWR; encoded by the coding sequence GTGAAACAGTTTACAGACATTACATTAAGTTCTCCCGTATTGGCGGCGCTGGAGGAGATGGGATTTGAATCGGCCACTCCGATTCAAGCGGAAGCCATACCTGTTGCGCTGGCTGGAAGGGATCTGATTGGCCAGGCACACACCGGCACCGGCAAGACGGTTGCTTTTTCGATCCCGATGGTGGAGATGGTGGATCCGGACGATGAGACGGTGCAAGGGCTGATCCTGACGCCCACCCGGGAGCTTTGCATTCAGGTGGCGGAAGAGATTCGCAAAGTCGGATTCCGCAAACAGGTTCGCGTGCTGCCGGTCTATGGCGGACAAGACATCAACCGCCAAATCAAAGCGTTAAAAAATCGGCCGCATGTGATCATCGCCACGCCTGGCCGGCTGCTTGACCACATCAACCGGCGGACGATCCGGCTTTCCACGATCAGGATGGTCGTGCTGGATGAGGCGGACGAGATGCTGGATATGGGGTTTGTGGAGGACATTGAAGCGATTCTCAGTCGGTGTCCGGAAGCGAGACAGACGTTGCTGTTCTCCGCGACAATCAAACCGGAAGTCAAAAAACTGGCCGAAAAGTTTATGAAAGAGACTCAAATTGTGACCGTGAAAGCGCAAGAGGTAACCGTTCCGACGATTGAACAGGTATACTACGAAGTTCCTGAGCGGCAGAAATTGGATGTGCTGACCAGGCTGCTGGACATTCAGAACCCGGAATTGGCGATCGTATTCGGGCGGACCAAACGGCGCGTGGATGAACTGATGAATGCGCTGATTACACGGGGATACCAAGCGGACGGACTGCATGGAGATCTGAGCCAACGGCAGCGTGATCTCGTGATGCGCAAATTCCGCGAAGGACAAATCGAGATTCTGGTCGCCACTGATGTAGCCGCCCGGGGCCTGGATGTCTCGGGTGTCACCCACGTCTACAATTTCGACATCCCGCAAGATATTGACAGTTATGTGCACCGAATCGGCCGCACCGGACGGGCCGGAAAAAGCGGGGTGGCGGCTACGTTTGTCACTCCGCGTGAACTGGATCACCTGCGCCAAATTGAAAAGGCCACCAAGCGGAAAATCGATAAGCAACCGCTGCCTTCGCTTGCGGAAGCAAAACTTGGCAAGCAGCGGATCGCGATGGAACAGTTGCTGAACGCCATTGAAAAAGAGGAGTTGGGCGGCTACAAAGCGCTGGCGGAAGAGCTGCTTGACCAGCAGGACTCCTTGTTGCTGGTATCGGCTGCGCTCAAACTGTTGACGAAAAACACCAATGAAGCACCGATTGAACTGACAGCCGAACAGCCGGTTCGCAGCAAGAAGCCGCAAAATCGGACGAAAGACCAACGGAGGTTGATGCAGGGAGGCAAGCAGGCGTATGCTCCGCACAAAGCGGGTTTCGGCCGAACCGCAGGCCGAAAAGGGAACAAAAAGGAAGCGCGTGGACGTAAACAAGAGCTGGTACTGTGGAGGTAA
- a CDS encoding DUF1450 domain-containing protein, which translates to MAIRIEVCETNLLKHASTAAVFSRIQREFPEVEFAIEYLEMKCGGICGICKNTPYALVSKKFITGMSADSFYDNLKRYLTGLLAEDPVA; encoded by the coding sequence TTGGCCATCCGGATTGAAGTGTGCGAAACCAACCTGTTGAAACACGCTTCCACAGCTGCCGTATTTTCGAGGATCCAGCGGGAGTTTCCCGAAGTTGAGTTTGCGATCGAATACTTGGAAATGAAGTGCGGCGGCATCTGCGGAATCTGCAAAAATACGCCGTACGCCTTGGTCAGCAAAAAATTTATTACCGGCATGTCGGCCGACAGTTTTTACGACAACCTGAAACGATACCTGACCGGCCTGCTGGCGGAAGATCCGGTCGCGTAA
- a CDS encoding aspartate dehydrogenase has product MLTVGMIGYGSIGRDVADYIASGLAGNVELKAILVRNKGNIVSDLPSDWFEDDPDRFFNLGTDIVIEAAGHEAVRLYAERSLRSGSHFLTVSVGAFADQELYERVMQTAAETGRQLIVPSAAVGGLDRIAAGAVGPIEQVTLTSRKPPRAWYGTIVEQQVNLEQVTEPVCVFEGPAKESARLFPESVNVSAALSLAGIGFERTTVKVFVDPTITRNTHEISASGKFGEIHLQIRNTPSANPKTGYIVAMSIVKVLKNLSTPLMIGL; this is encoded by the coding sequence ATGCTGACCGTCGGCATGATCGGATATGGTTCAATCGGTCGGGATGTGGCAGATTATATTGCATCCGGACTGGCCGGGAACGTCGAGTTAAAAGCGATTTTGGTGAGAAACAAGGGGAACATCGTATCGGATCTGCCCTCCGATTGGTTTGAGGATGACCCGGATCGGTTTTTCAACTTGGGTACCGATATTGTGATCGAAGCGGCAGGCCATGAAGCGGTCCGACTGTATGCGGAACGTTCCCTGCGGAGCGGCAGCCACTTTCTGACGGTGAGCGTAGGCGCCTTCGCCGATCAGGAACTGTATGAACGAGTGATGCAAACGGCAGCCGAAACGGGCAGACAGCTGATCGTTCCGTCAGCTGCAGTCGGCGGATTGGACCGCATCGCGGCGGGAGCGGTCGGCCCGATCGAACAGGTTACATTAACCAGCCGAAAACCGCCTCGTGCCTGGTACGGCACAATCGTGGAACAACAGGTCAATCTTGAGCAGGTAACCGAACCGGTCTGTGTATTCGAGGGGCCCGCAAAGGAATCAGCCCGTCTGTTCCCGGAAAGCGTCAACGTGTCCGCCGCTCTGAGCCTGGCCGGAATCGGATTTGAGCGGACGACCGTCAAAGTGTTCGTCGACCCGACGATCACCAGGAACACGCATGAAATTTCCGCATCTGGCAAATTTGGCGAAATCCACTTGCAAATTCGAAATACGCCGTCCGCCAACCCAAAAACCGGTTACATCGTGGCGATGAGCATCGTAAAGGTGTTGAAAAATCTGTCCACCCCTTTGATGATCGGCCTCTAG
- a CDS encoding cold-shock protein has translation MQQGTVKWFNPEKGYGFISVDGGDDVFVHFSAILSEGFKSLDEGQRVRFEVVQGNRGLQAANVTKL, from the coding sequence ATGCAACAAGGGACAGTAAAATGGTTCAACCCGGAGAAAGGCTATGGTTTTATCTCGGTCGACGGCGGCGATGACGTGTTTGTTCATTTCAGCGCGATTCTCAGTGAAGGGTTCAAATCCCTCGATGAAGGACAGCGCGTGCGCTTTGAGGTTGTGCAAGGAAATCGCGGTTTGCAAGCAGCGAACGTAACCAAACTGTAG
- a CDS encoding aldehyde dehydrogenase family protein yields the protein MIGTTVHTYKNYIGGEWVEASNGETFDSINPADTEDIVGRFPACTAEDAIRAIRAAEAAFPGWARTAPAKRAEILNKAADLLERRLERIAQELTREEGKVISASRMEVKRSAATLRYYAAEGLSFSGETFPNDDPASLVFTIREPLGVVSVITPWNFPVSIPARKIAPALITGNTVVFKPASDTPLMGLRLVEALVDAGVPAGVLNFVTGSASKVGQPLTADPAVKAVTFTGSTQAGEAIHRSVPLTTRTQMELGGKNPLLIMEDADLEKAVELTIKGGFELTGQACTGTSRVIVMRSVHDQYVEKLVQHTSRLKIGNGFTDGVQIGPLANRSQLATVIDYVAVGRAEGATLVYGGEHLTDGEYGKGYYVRPAIFTGVTPDMRIAREEIFGPVVAVIAVDSLEEALRVANSVEYGLSASIVTKDLEKAQIFVKEIQSGTVKVNRTTTGNLMNVPFGGLKKSSSSTFRESGRVGLEFFTQMKTVYFGY from the coding sequence ATGATCGGAACCACAGTCCATACGTACAAAAATTACATCGGCGGCGAATGGGTGGAAGCGTCGAACGGCGAAACGTTTGACAGCATCAATCCGGCGGATACGGAAGACATCGTCGGACGTTTTCCGGCCTGCACGGCGGAAGATGCGATCCGGGCGATCCGCGCGGCGGAAGCAGCGTTTCCCGGATGGGCCAGGACAGCTCCCGCCAAGCGGGCGGAGATTCTGAACAAAGCGGCCGATCTTCTGGAACGTCGGCTGGAGAGAATCGCGCAGGAACTGACCCGGGAAGAAGGAAAAGTGATCTCCGCCAGCCGAATGGAAGTCAAACGCTCCGCCGCCACCTTACGCTATTATGCGGCAGAAGGCCTCAGTTTCAGCGGCGAAACGTTCCCGAACGACGATCCCGCTTCCCTCGTGTTTACGATCCGCGAACCTTTGGGGGTGGTATCGGTGATCACCCCGTGGAATTTTCCCGTATCCATTCCGGCGAGAAAAATCGCCCCCGCCCTGATCACCGGCAACACGGTGGTGTTCAAGCCGGCATCCGATACGCCGTTGATGGGGTTGCGGCTGGTGGAAGCGTTGGTCGATGCCGGGGTTCCGGCCGGAGTCCTGAACTTTGTGACCGGATCCGCGTCGAAGGTGGGGCAGCCATTGACCGCGGATCCGGCGGTCAAGGCGGTCACGTTCACCGGATCGACGCAGGCGGGAGAAGCGATCCACCGTTCCGTGCCGCTGACGACCCGCACCCAGATGGAGTTGGGCGGCAAAAATCCGCTTTTGATCATGGAAGACGCCGACCTGGAGAAAGCGGTGGAGCTGACGATCAAAGGCGGTTTTGAGTTGACGGGCCAGGCGTGCACCGGCACCAGCCGCGTGATTGTGATGCGTTCCGTGCACGATCAATACGTGGAAAAGCTCGTGCAGCACACCAGCCGGTTAAAAATCGGCAACGGCTTTACCGACGGCGTGCAGATCGGTCCGCTGGCGAATCGCAGTCAACTGGCAACGGTGATTGACTATGTGGCAGTCGGCCGGGCGGAAGGGGCGACATTGGTGTACGGTGGCGAACATCTGACAGACGGCGAGTACGGTAAAGGCTACTACGTGCGGCCGGCCATTTTTACCGGTGTCACACCGGATATGCGCATCGCCCGGGAAGAAATTTTTGGGCCGGTCGTGGCTGTGATCGCGGTCGACAGCCTGGAAGAAGCCCTGCGGGTGGCCAATTCGGTCGAGTACGGACTCTCCGCATCGATCGTCACGAAGGATCTCGAAAAGGCGCAAATTTTTGTCAAAGAGATTCAATCCGGCACAGTCAAGGTCAACCGCACGACCACCGGTAACCTGATGAACGTGCCATTTGGCGGATTGAAAAAATCGAGCTCGTCCACATTCCGGGAATCGGGCCGGGTCGGACTGGAATTTTTCACGCAGATGAAGACAGTGTACTTCGGGTATTGA